The Montipora capricornis isolate CH-2021 chromosome 3, ASM3666992v2, whole genome shotgun sequence genome includes the window TTGATTTATTCCGAAGATTTGGAGGGTTTCTTCTTTTCCGTAACAAACTTTGTTGTATTGTCGAATTAAAGTGACCTACTAGGAAATCTATGAAGAGCACTTATCAATTGAATTACATATTGGCAGTGCTTTTGTAGTTTCTGTTCAACAAATCTGTTTTTGGGAAGTTTAAAAGACTCTTTATCATTGATGATTCAGTGACGCATTAAATTATGACTGTGCCTTCTACAGATGCGTATCCTCTATATCAAGTTGACTATTTTTGGAAACGAAGAGACACTCGAGGCATTACAGTTATTGAGGATGAGGAGAATGAGTTTACGTTGAAGAACATCAAAACGAAGAGAACCATTGTTCAGTATGGAACTCCTGGATCCTGTAAGTCAGGGGTCAGCCTTTTTATCTAAAGAAAATGTAAAGATAACGCTTACACAATACACGATCACTTTTCATGTAATGGCGTTGGAAGGTCTTAGGTGATCTACGCTCATCATAACTCAATTTTCATTACTTgaagtttctttaattttttttttaaatagtatgcaaaatttaatttttgtaGGTCTGTATTTTTGCTGAGTGTAATCACACGCGGGTGTTCAAAACGTTTTTGAAGTATATTCAGATATTGCTTTAAATTCTTGGTGTTAGCAATCAAGTTAATGTTCCAAATCAGTCACGACTTCTTTCAGTTTAAGGAGAAAAGTAGAGCAAAGACTAAGGTGAAGTATTCGAAAATGGCTGAAAACTTAAACGTTTTGAACAATCAACTAAAAACTTGCAAATTGTTTTACCCACTCACCCTCAGGCGCCCGAGGATGCCCCCGGCCacatagcccatttccgagttgctgcatgcctcagtttcaaagcgagtcctggtgcacaaccattcaaatggaaatgagttgcgtattcttatgcaaatcaaactcatttcccttacaatagttgagcaccaagactcacttcgaaaccgatacaaacagcaactcggaaatggcccattgacgAGTAAGTTCGTCTGCCgctaaacagagtaaaatctgatAAGTTTCACCTCCAGGAATCAATGGGCTAAACTGCATAATATTTTCCACTTAGGTTTAgaaaagaagaaatccaaacaaGTTGCTGTTCTAATCACAGAAAAAGACTTCCAATGCATTGAAGTTCATTCCACTTTTGTGTCTTTAAGCTTACAGGTTCACTCATTTGTGGGCGGTGTTCTACTTTAACCGTCGTCTTGGATACTCCTTCATTCAGATCTACACACCAACCGTTCTTATcgttgtcctttcctggttgaGTTTTTGGATCTCGAAAGATGCAGTTCCCGCCCGCGTAGCCTTAGTGGTTACTACGGTGCTGACGATAGTGACGCTGATGGGCTCTTTTAGATCATCCGTTCCAAAGGTACTGACTGAACCTTAGCCGTTACTGACTTGCAGGCGAATGAAGGGTTTACTTTTAGTATTTGTAGAGTTAAtcgcatgatttcgagtgcaatttgcaagagggaagatatctgtttacaaacattgcttttgttattcaaatgtaccaaccacaggaacaaaagaccctaaCTTTATTTCGACAGCTATTGAGGCTCTGGTTAGCaaacaagagagtatgaaggtaccttcatactctcttgttaGCAAAGtaataacaataggtgacgtcaatgaTATTTTCCCTATAAATAACcacgagtaattttttttcaaagacgcaCAAAActgcacgagcccgtagggaGAGTACAAGTTGtagttttgtttcaaattgcacgagaaaaatcatgtgattactcgggagcccatctggagcctacaactctactgtgttcgtgcaacggcgttttcacaagtaaggttatttttagattgaatttcccgctaatgagactcccacaggagcccgatgaccaattacaagaaattaagctgacgtcatagggttaccgaaccggaactgcctttgttttttgacctaattcgcgggaagggctagtctaaaaataaacctacttgtggaAACGCCGTTTCTgtcagacgctgtatggaagttgcacgctccagatgggctcctggattactttaataataacaacataCATCAAAAAATTTGAAATGGCGTATAACGCAATCACCGGAAAATTGCGCAATGAATTTCGCCATCCAGGggtcgcatttgattggctatcattGCAAAAATGTGATTAATTGACGTGCTCTCAGCCTATCAACGGGCtcaaactgtggtgctgcgtcggtaggGAAGTGAGTGACACGAAAATTTGGTCTCATTAAtcgagttgataaaggtaaaaaaataCCGTAAGAAAAAGTTTGTATATAAGCTGAgtcgttttgagcgttagcccacggaattcgctctgacaaaggctCGAAACGCCAcctcaaaaatgtttttgttcacGACCCGGTGTTTAATTTACCCTGTCTTAACTCTCGACCAAGAATATACCTCAACGGAATGGCATGGCTATATGAATAAAAGTTCACTTTACTTACGTTGTTATGTTGGTACAAACCACTCAAAACTCAAAACCAGGTTAAATTCGGGATTCAGTTGTTGGTCGAAGCCCTGTGGGAATTTACTATTAAAGCAGTATCAGCCGTATTTAAAGATATAATTCTACCCGAACACTGGATGTACCTTGCCCCTAGTCAGACAAGACAGCTACAAGTGAAAGAAATTGTGATATCAATCAGTAAATCAAATGAACTGACCCACGACGTCTAATGGGTTATTAATAATTTTCGTTTTATCAATAGGTTTCATATGTTAAAGCCCTTGACGTATTCTTCAtcatttctttgttctttgtgtTTGGCGCTGTGTTGGAGTATGTTATCGTACGACTTCACAGCGAGAATACATCGAAAGTGGGAACCGAAGAACACGACATGATGGACATCGAAATGATGCAGCAGAGAAATCTGgtaatttgcaaacaaacaCCATATATGTGCAATAGATCTGTGTGGAAAGATCCATGGCACTTAGCATAGACCTATTTTCTCTAATTGTCTCCTTCTACCGTTGCCATAACAAGGTGACAGCTTAATTATGACAACGGTAGTTTGAGCAAAACGAAAGCAAGGAAGAAGGAGAAGCGAGTAGGttaataacattatttattatatgactagctccgtgagcgggcaagatgaaccaaatcgcgcgctctgattggctacccgagcgggcaagatggagcgatactgcccgctcgggatttctcgcttggtcccgcaagatcaaagatcattttttggtgttttaagtcatataataaatcctttattgaccaagattgttcggtcaagatgactggatattggcctcgttctttttttgcgtgtttatggacctcgacttcgtctcggtctataaacacgcaaaaaaaaaacttggccaatatccagtcatcttgacctcacgcttggtcaataacccatacctattatatgactagctccgtgagcggtcAACAtcaaccaaatcccgcgctgtgattggctacccgagcgggcaagatggagctctCCTGCCCGCTCGGGACTTCTCggttggtcccgcaagatcaaagatcttttttatctttgtgtgtgtgttttgtcccataaaataaattctttattgaccaagcttgttcggtcaagatggcaggatattggcctcgttctttttttgcgtgtttatggagctcgactttgtctcggtcaATAAGAAATAAACACGGTAAAAGGGAACTTGgcccaaaaacaaaacaaaacaaaacgggGACTCGTTTAGCTGTGTAAACGTCAAAGTTAAGTTCGTCTAAATATTTAgtctaagttttttttttctgcgcaTTTTATTTTCTTGGTTGCACTTTAACGAGACCACACCTTTCATtgcatattaaaatacaataaaaaacgttctctggctaaaaattttgaaaaagaatataagctttcggctgtcgatctacagccttccacggataaaacgttgaatgtaaattagtgaaatatatacggaaaaggcgagataaaaatgataaaaagaacagagtaaaggtatgaaaaatggtggctattgtttaaaaagaattttatactgattaggaatcggcttaaagttattgtcagcatgcttggtagaagaggtgtgccaggcctctagagttttcctaacacgaaaagagcctttgtcgataactcgagaatgactgaaatcaatgcgatgaccgaaagaccacgcatgtttcgcaatgtttgacccattggcacatgtttttacattcctaactTCCTTAATTCCTTTCATTGCGTTTAGAATGTCTCTGACGTGACCTTTCATAGATTTCACCAATGCTATCTAGTTTGGTGTTCAAGATGTCAAGGGAAAAATTCAATAATCACACAGTCTTACTCAGTCAAGGCGGAATGAGAAGACCTCTTGAGAAATAGTTAAAATTTGGAGGCAAACGTAACGTGAAGAGCTTGTTGCTCTTTCCCTAAGGACATTTTATTTACATAACGCGTTCCTTTTTACTGTTCGAGCGTGGAATTCTCAGAATGAGGGATATCATATCGTTTTCTAAAACTGGCATCTACCCAATAATCCAACGAGCGCGCTCTCTGTAAAATCCCTTTCCTTGAAATGTTAGGCAAAATTGAgtaattagttttttaaacacATTTTATGTTTaacttatttcttatttatttatcgTTATTTTGCAGGATAATCGGAATTCTAATAAAGACCAAGAGATCCAGAAACGTTTCGGGGTCGAAACAACACAACAAAACAGGGCCAAGAACATTTTACTGAAGTTTGTCTCTGGAAACAGAAAAGCCAGTGTCATTGATCGCATTTCTCGCATATTATTTCCATTAACTTATattgtttttaatattttttattggaTCTATTATTCTGCAATAACCTTTGGGGAATATTGATTTTTATTGCTTCTGCGTAGGGACTCACTATAAGACCTTATAGTttaccactaaattttctccgattcttattggtttaaattgatcacgtgacgcgatagtgttcgtccgcggagagacactagggagcttaagcaacgacaacggcgacggcaacgagaacgtcacaaatttgcatatttagagggtaaaaacaatagctttgcacgccctgcacgtgcgtttttcacgtttgtccatttcgttgccgtcgtcagcaaaacaacaacgtgaaatagccaagtttttggttttatgaagaacgtcagcacttgaagataaattttcatattCTCTCCTAAAActgagtgccgttccgactggtgtcatctttgaggaattaccacacccttgtcatgttaaaaacgttgaaatagtcacgaagcgattaaaataacgcaaatttatattttgagatgaagttctcgttgccgtcgccgttgtcgttgcttaagctccctactatcagcccatagtgcccgtccgaggaaatacccggatggatagtagtcgtccgctgaaaatacctctgtaaacaagcggccttatggaaaataaacaatcgaaattgtattaagagggtttttgtttgttttctttttcaaattttacattggctgacacggctttcgtctaataaagttgaaaataattcaacatgatttttgagctggcgcgcggaagaaaatttagtggtgaacaataaagacaatagagtgtttatgtctcggaactatcggtctgatagttgccccttggaaatttgatgttcttaaaactagcatatttgccctcgaagcttcgcttctcgggcaaatatttgttttaagaacatcaaatttccgcggggcaactatcagccgatagttcgtcgacagaaacactctattgtttaaatagtttGACATGGTTTTACCTAGAATAAGCTGGAAAAAAGTTGCAATACATGTATCTGAGCGTGTTGCGAGCTAGAAACTTTGCTATACTTATTTTGGGTTATATGATTGTATggtataaacagttacgataaATCCGGCAGGGGAAGATGTAATTAGAGGAACATATCGGAGTAAGTAGCAGAGGGAAGAGAAGAAATTAAGTATTTCGACAGTATACCGACTTGAACGGATCCCCGTGTCACTAAGGAGAGACAGCGAGTCCCATTGTTTAGTGCGCTGGATTTGTATACTCCTGGCTCAAACTCCGCTCTGGCCCCATTTGTTCGAAAGCTAGATAACTTTATCCATTGGATAAGTTACTATTCAAAGTATAAAATATTCTTCACGTTAGACGGCCAAATTTCCTTTCACACCTTTTAACTAGATGTGCTAGGAGTGTGCgactgttctttttttttttatgctaaTCATGTAAAACACAATGCCGGACCGAATATCAGTAACACAGTGATACCACTTTTTGCATACTTTCTGTTCAAGCAACAAGAAAGAGTGATAACCATTTCAGATACAAGATACAGTCAAAGCATAAATAGGAGcaaacaactcccatactaagcctatgtcacggcgtttttacagaccgatctgtTTTAGACTACATTGATATccgcaaaaaacaaaggcagttccgctTCGGTGACGCTGCCACTACAAGTACTTTTCTtctaattggtcatcgggctcctaaGGGAGTCTCCTTCgagggaaattcaatctaaaaataaatcagtaTATCAAAACGCCGTGAGAGGAATATGGGGCTGTTGTTCGTCCCAGTCATAGGCTCTTGGGTAAGCCTGTTTATAAGAGACCCCACATTAAGCTGAcaccctctattaagcggacatCAGTACAAGGCCAAATGTTCCCCCCATATATACTGCACCTGTATTTAAGGTggtttactacagttttccgaagaaaaatgGACGAAAATAGACGTTTTTGCAATTTGCGAAAACCTGTctgacagatttaactatttatttctaaCAAACATTTAACACTAACGGCGCACTAACATTTAACATTTAAAACTAACTAGCTACGGCGCACTGACGAGGGCCAACAAGCCCGAAACAGCTGTTATGCTTTCTAGTTTGAGCGCTGATGATACTAGGTTTGGCCTCATCAAAAGTTAGTAAAGGAATTGGTATGATCGCAAGATTAAGACACCTTGCCCCACTTGCCACCCTGTCTAGCATCTACCGCTCCTTAATTGAaccctaatatatagatttagccaagcctaaaagcggagctcccggattgtttattcttactggctgtaggattagtgaaaataaaaggctttggaactgtccgccttttggttttcccggaaattgcttaattatgtcattttcttcgctgcctaactagtgaattccacggttaatttcacctgaaaaaccgactgatcgcatgaatcacgaagggatgagtgtgatatcggtttttccagcgaaatctactgttgaattcaccagttaggc containing:
- the LOC138042207 gene encoding glycine receptor subunit alpha-2-like gives rise to the protein MGKRRCLVYVLTWMFMVNSKASNAKDSYQSTTDMMRKLFHEESYEKRLRPFHNGPPLNITVDMSIVYLGTLSEVHMDFSVDVFFRQYWRDPRLKHNLTEPLVLAGSARHAIWLPDTFFLNVKTAKFHSVPEDNSGVTIQSDGNIRWSARISMTANCQLDLRDYPLDEQSCNLTLLSYAYPLYQVDYFWKRRDTRGITVIEDEENEFTLKNIKTKRTIVQYGTPGSSYRFTHLWAVFYFNRRLGYSFIQIYTPTVLIVVLSWLSFWISKDAVPARVALVVTTVLTIVTLMGSFRSSVPKVSYVKALDVFFIISLFFVFGAVLEYVIVRLHSENTSKVGTEEHDMMDIEMMQQRNLDNRNSNKDQEIQKRFGVETTQQNRAKNILLKFVSGNRKASVIDRISRILFPLTYIVFNIFYWIYYSAITFGEY